The Lucilia cuprina isolate Lc7/37 chromosome 5, ASM2204524v1, whole genome shotgun sequence genome includes a window with the following:
- the LOC111678477 gene encoding equilibrative nucleoside transporter 4, with translation MESTQSTTYEPLEGRGSGIRHEPMDSPENDIRAPTDQKHKVYLAMLAAGIGFVLPYNSFIIASDYWQSRFPGRSVALDMSMTYIIVAFATVLLNNVFLSLAPFRVRVMFGYIVSFTTLVFVAVCEVAWHMFAANTEYSVNLAAVSLVAIGCTVQQSSFYGFASMFPKRYTQAVMTGESLAGFLVSSNRVGTKLLIQNDRVSTVIFFFTSTLYILFSYLLHMATINSPFVRYHMKACAKIVLRPDEDRLNALDGSTPTAKYGVLTLEPSSPTVPIATSTTPAALSFSNPVYELSNPSAGESVIEGLNNLPDIPGTPQEPTTPTTVAFKVEHVLTPGTCTPGKLSDLKTGFASRWQVAQSIYPYMVCIALAYCVTLSLYPGIESEIVSCSLGTWMPVLLMFTFNTSDLIGKTLAIVPYPWSRRQLILMSGLRIVLVPLLLLCCAPRHQPVISGETAAFIFTIALGVSNGLAGSLPMMLAPAKVNATLREVTGNMMTLSYNVGLTVGSFIGYVFESMLGAQVTNPCPKYPYIMDHHPHYQYTSTSATILNNTATIAGAILTSTLATPTTSTEATTVLTTMNSTTSLSPIGSITTTTMAPPPSVTSTATLAVVSTVAATIATIPEVVNTVVNTVVTTISDLSSELINGGTSTGDPQTPMELIEKI, from the exons atggAATCTACACAGTCTACCACTTACGAACCGTTGGAAGGTCGTGGTTCCGGTATACGTCACGAACCCATGGATAGTCCTGAGAATGATATACGTGCTCCCACAGATCAAAAACATAAGGTTTATTTGGCCATGTTGGCAGCGGGCATTGGTTTTGTTTTGCCCTACAATAg ttttataatcGCCTCAGACTATTGGCAGTCACGTTTTCCTGGACGCTCTGTGGCTTTGGACATGTCAATGACGTATATAATAGTGGCCTTTGCTACCGTACTATTGAACAATGTTTTCCTTTCGTTGGCTCCATTTCGGGTGCGTGTGATGTTCGGTTATATTGTATCCTTTACAACTCTTGTCTTTGTGGCTGTGTGTGAAGTTGCCTGGCATATGTTTGCTGCCAATACagagtattcagtaaatttggCAGCCGTTTCATTGGTGGCTATCGGTTGTACAG TACAACAATCAAGTTTTTATGGATTTGCAAGTATGTTTCCTAAACGTTATACACAGGCTGTTATGACTGGCGAAAGTTTGGCTGGATTTCTGGTGTCTTCCAATCGTGTCGGTACTAAACTTTTGATACAAAACGATCGTGTATCGACggtgattttcttttttacttcaaCACTTTATATATTGTTTAGTTATTTGTTGCATATGGCCACTATTAATTCGCCATTTGTACGGTATCATATGAAGGCATGTGCCAAAATTGTTTTGCGTCCGGACGAAGATCGTTTG AACGCTCTGGATGGTTCAACACCCACAGCTAAATATGGAGTTTTAACATTGGAACCCAGTAGTCCTACTGTACCCATAGCCACAAGCACCACACCAGCAGCTTTAAGCTTCAGTAATCCCGTTTATGAACTTTCTAATCCCTCAGCCGGTGAAAGTGTTATAGAGGGTCTCAATAATTTACCCGATATACCGGGTACTCCACAAGAACCTACCACACCCACAACAGTAGCATTCAAAGTAGAACATGTTCTGACACCGGGAACATGTACACCTGGTAAATTAAGTGATTTAAAAACAGGCTTTGCTTCAAGATGGCAAGTTGCACAATCTATTTATCCCTATATGGTGTGTATAGCATTGGCCTATTGTGTCACGCTTTCGCTATATCCTGGCATAGAATCGGAAATAGTTTCTTGCAGTTTGGGTACATGGATGCcggttttattaatgtttacatTTAATACCTCGGATTTAATAGGGAAAACATTGGCTATTGTACCATATCCTTGGTCACGTAGACAATTGATTTTAATGTCTGGCTTAAGGATAGTTTTGGTGCCCCTTTTACTGTTATGCTGTGCACCTAGACATCAACCGGTTATATCGGGAGAAACAGCTGCTTTTATTTTCACCATAGCATTGGGTGTTAGTAATGGTTTGGCGGGAAGTTTGCCCATGATGTTGGCTCCAGCTAAAGTTAATGCTACTTTAAGAGAGGTAACTGGTAATATGATGACTCTTTCATATAATGTGGGTCTTACGGTAGGTTCATTTATCGGTTACGTTTTTGAATCTATGCTGGGGGCTCAAGTTACAAATCCTTGTCCCAAATATCCCTATATAATGGATCATCATCCACACTATCAATACACTTCGACAAGTGCAACTATATTAAATAATACAGCAACCATAGCCGGAGCTATATTGACTTCCACCCTAGCCACGCCTACAACAAGTACTGAGGCAACAACTGTTTTAACAACTATgaactcaacaacttctttgtcaCCTATCGGTTCTATAACCACAACTACAATGGCTCCACCGCCATCGGTAACATCAACGGCTACTTTGGCCGTAGTGTCAACGGTCGCAGCCACAATTGCCACTATACCGGAAGTAGTGAATACTGTAGTCAATACTGTGGTAACAACGATCAGTGATTTAAGTTCGGAGTTAATAAATGGTGGCACAAGTACCGGTGATCCTCAAACACCCAtggaattaattgaaaaaatttaa
- the LOC111678479 gene encoding mitochondrial import inner membrane translocase subunit TIM14 codes for MASSMILAGLGVAAVGFAGKHLMRRMPAMTTKINETLKNLPKFDAESLAASKYYKGGFDPKMNKREASLILGVSPGASKSKVKDAHKKIMLLNHPDRGGSPYLAAKINEAKDFMDNVK; via the exons atg GCCTCCTCCATGATATTGGCTGGTTTAGGTGTAGCCGCTGTCGGTTTTGCTGGCAAACACTTAATGCGCCGCATGCCTGCTATGACCACCAAAATtaatgaaactttaaaaaatttacccaAATTTGATGCTGAATCTTTGGCAGCCTCCAAATACTATAAGGGTGGTTTCGATCCAAAAATGAATAAACGTGAAGCTTCCTTAATATTGGGCGTTAGTCCTGGAGCTTCAAAATCCAAG GTCAAGGATGCCCACAAAAAGATTATGTTATTGAATCATCCCGATCGTGGTGGTTCTCCCTATTTGGCCGCCAAGATTAATGAAGCTAAAGATTTTATGGACAATGTCaagtaa
- the LOC111678485 gene encoding single-pass membrane and coiled-coil domain-containing protein 4 homolog, which translates to MRQLKGKVKETRKQRKERKLENMEIHNQMKTVVLPILGVFVFVIVAFVYVKTRPSVMA; encoded by the coding sequence ATGCGTCAATTGAAGGGAAAAGTTAAGGAAACACGCAAACAGCGCAAAGAACGTAAATTGGAAAATATGGAAATACACAACCAAATGAAAACTGTGGTCTTACCCATTTTGGGTGTTTTTGTCTTTGTTATTGTGGCATTTGTCTATGTTAAAACCCGGCCTTCTGTAATGGCCTAA